The Glycine soja cultivar W05 chromosome 8, ASM419377v2, whole genome shotgun sequence genome has a window encoding:
- the LOC114421301 gene encoding uncharacterized protein LOC114421301 isoform X2, giving the protein MWVWVENGKDLRWCYVNLNRERTEREGGEGGRAAVHNNGTLFREESEWSGLCHLNSFSFRLRLGFTMSMADTNTNSVDVILDFLRRNRFTRAEAALLSEISNRPDLNAFLQKPQGQGQELIVKEIECGTKWKTTSEDLYSWKFNPTNGPVKATVSKCQTVDVIAANTNSKSGSGEENADKKSMWPASSSKASVVQSKEPRELDRQLKFNSSSLEVNFTDNPCPRKDENVNSSSDSGKDCSVKTVFPFSKGDVSTSFDGASYSYKIEEKKKVEISDTRTSIEEQVGELGRPIFLVKTPGSSEQKMIGSLSFPLPPENLKEDIPRLPPVKLKSDDKPLVVNWEEKFERDGPTSKLPGADSTLLVGSYLDVPIGQEINPSGMRKAAGGCWLSVSQGIAEDTSDLVSGFATVGDELSESIDYPNEYWDSDEYDDDEDVGYMRQPIEDEAWFLAHEIDYPSDNEKGTGHGSVPDPQERGPAKDEDDDQSFAEEDSYFSGERYLQENNVEPVTATDDPIGLTHTEYGRTNDNDLMAQYDGQLMDEEELNLMCAEPVWRGFVPQTNELIMLGDGRVLNDNVRSRLEDISMDDDQHGSVRSIGVGINSDAADIGSEVRESLVGGSSEGDLEYFRDRDAGLGGSRHSHHDFDKKSTNKSNKNKNYEKSESNKYVIGCDKDAPLQMKTHGDGNFSFPLSLKDGQMIQASTNKSLWSNNGNTDEADDCLHAFVGTDDMLALWRRKSSDSSPVKSSRDENNADIVRSTNSSPTTVSNYGYSEREHVKVEDEKTGIAREDDLGASLEDEEVAAVQEQVRQIKAQEEEFETFNLKIVHRKNRTGFEEDKNFHVVLNSVIAGRYHVTEYLGSAAFSKAIQAHDLHTGMDVCVKIIKNNKDFFDQSLDEIKLLKYVNKHDPADKYHILRLYDYFYYREHLLIVCELLKANLYEFHKFNRESGGEVYFTMPRLQSITIQCLEALQFLHSLGLIHCDLKPENILVKSYSRCEVKVIDLGSSCFETDHLCSYVQSRSYRAPEVILGLPYDKKIDIWSLGCILAELCTGNVLFQNDSPATLLARVIGIIGPIDQNMLAKGRDTYKYFTKNHMLYERNQETNRLEYLIPKKTSLRHRLPMGDQGFIDFVAHLLEVNPKKRPSASEALKHPWLSYPYEPISS; this is encoded by the exons atgtGGGTATGGGTTGAAAACGGGAAAGATTTAAGGTGGTGTTATGTTAATTTAAACAGAGAGAGAACCGAGCGAGAAGGAGGCGAAGGAGGCAGAGCAGCAGTGCACAACAACGGAACTCTTTTCAG AGAAGAATCAGAATGGTCTGGGCTTTGTCATCTCAACTCTTTCTCGTTTAGGCTGAGGCTGGGCTTCACTATGTCTATGGCGGACACAAATACAAACTCAGTTGACGTGATTTTGGACTTTCTTAGGAGGAACCGATTCACCAGAGCTGAGGCTGCTTTGCTCAGTGAGATCAGTAATCGTCCGGACTTGAATGCCTTCCTTCAGAAGCCTCAAGGTCAAGGTCAAGAACTCATTGTCAAGGAAATTGAGTGTGGAACCAAATGGAAAACAACTTCGGAGGATTTATACTCCTGGAAGTTCAACCCCACCAATGGTCCTGTCAAGGCCACTGTATCCAAATGTCAAACTGTTGATGTAATTGCAGCCAATACCAATTCAAAGTCTGGGTCAGGGGAGGAAAATGCTGACAAAAAATCCATGTGGCCTGCAAGTAGTAGTAAAGCCTCTGTTGTGCAAAGCAAAGAACCTAGGGAACTTGATCGCCAACTTAAATTCAATAGTTCATCACTTGAAGTGAACTTCACAGATAATCCCTGCCCAAGAAAGGATGAGAATGTGAATTCGTCTTCAGACTCTGGCAAAGATTGTTCTGTCAAGACTGTCTTCCCCTTCTCAAAAGGGGATGTGTCTACAAGCTTTGATGGTGCCAGTTATTCTTACAAAATagaggagaaaaaaaaggtaGAAATTAGTGATACTAGGACATCTATTGAAGAGCAGGTGGGTGAATTGGGGAGGCCTATTTTCTTGGTCAAGACACCAGGCAGTTCTGAACAGAAGATGATAGGAAGCTTAAGTTTTCCTCTCCCCCCTGAAAATCTGAAGGAGGATATTCCTAGGCTTCCTCCGGTTAAACTCAAGTCAGATGACAAGCCCTTGGTTGTTAATTGGGAGGAGAAGTTTGAGCGAGATGGACCAACCTCAAAACTCCCTGGGGCTGATAGCACTTTGCTTGTTGGTTCATATCTGGATGTACCTATTGGACAGGAAATTAACCCTTCAG GTATGAGGAAGGCTGCAGGGGGCTGTTGGTTATCTGTAAGTCAAGGGATAGCGGAGGATACATCTGATCTTGTATCAGGATTTGCTACAGTTGGTGATGAGTTGAGTGAATCTATTGATTATCCGAATGAATATTGGGACTCCGAtgaatatgatgatgatgaggatgTTGGGTACATGAGACAACCTATTGAGGATGAGGCCTGGTTTTTGGCGCATGAAATTGATTACCCTAGTGACAATGAAAAGGGGACTGGACATGGAAGTGTTCCAGATCCTCAGGAAAGAGGTCCAGCCAAAGATGAGGATGACGATCAATCCTTTGCTGAGGAGGATTCTTACTTTTCCGGGGAGCGATATCTTCAGGAAAATAATGTTGAACCTGTCACAGCTACTGATGATCCTATTGGTCTAACACACACTGAGTATGGAAGGACTAATGATAATGATTTAATGGCTCAATATGATGGACAATTGATGGATGAAGAAGAATTGAACCTAATGTGTGCAGAACCGGTCTGGCGGGGCTTTGTCCCTCAGACAAATGAACTCATCATGCTAGGAGATGGGAGGGTTTTGAATGATAATGTAAGATCACGGCTAGAGGACATCAGTATGGATGATGATCAACATGGTTCAGTTAGGTCAATTGGGGTAGGGATCAACAGTGATGCTGCAGATATTGGTAGTGAAGTGCGTGAAAGTTTGGTTGGTGGTAGTAGTGAAGGAGATTTAGAATATTTCCGTGATCGTGATGCAGGACTTGGTGGTTCTAGGCACTCTCATCATGATTTTGATAAGAAATCTActaacaaatcaaacaaaaataagaactacGAAAAGagtgaatcaaataaatatgtcATAGGATGTGATAAAGATGCACCGTTGCAGATGAAAACTCATGGTGATGGAAACTTCTCATTTCCCCTATCTTTGAAGGATGGCCAGATGATTCAGGCTTCCACCAATAAGTCCCTGTGGTCAAATAACGGCAACACAGATGAAGCTGATGACTGTCTTCATGCATTTGTGGGAACTGATGACATGCTTGCTTTGTGGAGGCGAAAGAGCAGTGATTCTTCACCTGTTAAAAGTTCTAGGGATGAGAATAATGCCGACATTGTAAGATCCACAAACTCTTCTCCAACAACAGTCTCAAATTATGGGTATTCTGAAAGAGAGCATGTGAAAGTAGAAGATGAAAAGACTGGAATTGCAAGGGAAGATGATCTTGGAGCATCGCTAGAGGATGAAGAGGTAGCTGCTGTGCAAGAGCAAGTAAGGCAGATAAAGGCACAGGAGGAGGAATTTGAAACCTTCAATCTAAAGATTGTGCACAGAAAAAACAG AACTGGCTTTGAGGAGGACAAGAATTTCCATGTTGTTTTAAATTCTGTAATAGCTGGGAGGTATCATGTTACTGAGTATTTGGGATCTGCTGCATTTAGCAAAGCTATACAAGCTCATGACCTACATACAGGCATGGATGTTtgtgttaaaattataaagaacaaCAAGGACTTTTTTGACCAAAGTCTTGACGAGATCAAGCTTCTCAAGTATGTCAATAAGCATGATCCTGCAGACAAGTATCACATTCTTCGATTATACGATTATTTCTATTATCGA GAGCATTTGTTAATAGTATGTGAGCTACTTAAAGCAAACTTGTATGagtttcataaatttaatagaGAATCAGGTGGTGAAGTGTACTTTACAATGCCAAGATTGCAG TCAATTACCATTCAGTGTTTGGAAGCTCTTCAGTTTTTGCATAGCCTTGGACTAATACACTGCGACTTGAAACCAGAGAATATTTTGGTTAAAAGCTATAGTAGGTGTGAGGTGAAGGTCATTGATCTTGGAAGTAGTTGTTTTGAAACAGATCACCTTTGCTCTTATGTTCAGTCAAGGTCCTATCGTGCTCCTGAGGTTATTTTGGGACTTCCATATGACAAGAAGATTGATATCTGGTCTCTTGGCTGCATCTTGGCAGAACTTTGTACTGGCAAT GTCCTCTTCCAAAATGATTCACCTGCAACATTACTTGCTCGGGTGATTGGGATCATTGGTCCAATTGATCAAAATATGCTTGCAAAAGGACGGGACACATATAAGTACTTCACCAAAAATCACATGCTTTATGAAAGGAATCAG GAAACCAACCGGTTAGAATACTTGATTCCGAAAAAGACATCCCTGAGGCATAGATTGCCAATGGGAGACCAAGGCTTCATTGACTTTGTTGCTCACTTGCTTGAAGTCAACCCTAAGAAGCGGCCCTCTGCATCTGAGGCCCTGAAGCATCCATGGTTGTCATACCCATATGAACCAATATCATCTTGA
- the LOC114421301 gene encoding uncharacterized protein LOC114421301 isoform X1, translating into MWVWVENGKDLRWCYVNLNRERTEREGGEGGRAAVHNNGTLFREESEWSGLCHLNSFSFRLRLGFTMSMADTNTNSVDVILDFLRRNRFTRAEAALLSEISNRPDLNAFLQKPQGQGQELIVKEIECGTKWKTTSEDLYSWKFNPTNGPVKATVSKCQTVDVIAANTNSKSGSGEENADKKSMWPASSSKASVVQSKEPRELDRQLKFNSSSLEVNFTDNPCPRKDENVNSSSDSGKDCSVKTVFPFSKGDVSTSFDGASYSYKIEEKKKVEISDTRTSIEEQVGELGRPIFLVKTPGSSEQKMIGSLSFPLPPENLKEDIPRLPPVKLKSDDKPLVVNWEEKFERDGPTSKLPGADSTLLVGSYLDVPIGQEINPSGMRKAAGGCWLSVSQGIAEDTSDLVSGFATVGDELSESIDYPNEYWDSDEYDDDEDVGYMRQPIEDEAWFLAHEIDYPSDNEKGTGHGSVPDPQERGPAKDEDDDQSFAEEDSYFSGERYLQENNVEPVTATDDPIGLTHTEYGRTNDNDLMAQYDGQLMDEEELNLMCAEPVWRGFVPQTNELIMLGDGRVLNDNVRSRLEDISMDDDQHGSVRSIGVGINSDAADIGSEVRESLVGGSSEGDLEYFRDRDAGLGGSRHSHHDFDKKSTNKSNKNKNYEKSESNKYVIGCDKDAPLQMKTHGDGNFSFPLSLKDGQMIQASTNKSLWSNNGNTDEADDCLHAFVGTDDMLALWRRKSSDSSPVKSSRDENNADIVRSTNSSPTTVSNYGYSEREHVKVEDEKTGIAREDDLGASLEDEEVAAVQEQVRQIKAQEEEFETFNLKIVHRKNRTGFEEDKNFHVVLNSVIAGRYHVTEYLGSAAFSKAIQAHDLHTGMDVCVKIIKNNKDFFDQSLDEIKLLKYVNKHDPADKYHILRLYDYFYYREHLLIVCELLKANLYEFHKFNRESGGEVYFTMPRLQSITIQCLEALQFLHSLGLIHCDLKPENILVKSYSRCEVKVIDLGSSCFETDHLCSYVQSRSYRAPEVILGLPYDKKIDIWSLGCILAELCTGNVLFQNDSPATLLARVIGIIGPIDQNMLAKGRDTYKYFTKNHMLYERNQAFTSSKPEALHHHLCHFAQLKELEIEEVCKAHCQDFIFAVNNLRSLLSKVDSLKSSLSDFNSRLQHVTCLLLLPLNAFVENAMPRRM; encoded by the exons atgtGGGTATGGGTTGAAAACGGGAAAGATTTAAGGTGGTGTTATGTTAATTTAAACAGAGAGAGAACCGAGCGAGAAGGAGGCGAAGGAGGCAGAGCAGCAGTGCACAACAACGGAACTCTTTTCAG AGAAGAATCAGAATGGTCTGGGCTTTGTCATCTCAACTCTTTCTCGTTTAGGCTGAGGCTGGGCTTCACTATGTCTATGGCGGACACAAATACAAACTCAGTTGACGTGATTTTGGACTTTCTTAGGAGGAACCGATTCACCAGAGCTGAGGCTGCTTTGCTCAGTGAGATCAGTAATCGTCCGGACTTGAATGCCTTCCTTCAGAAGCCTCAAGGTCAAGGTCAAGAACTCATTGTCAAGGAAATTGAGTGTGGAACCAAATGGAAAACAACTTCGGAGGATTTATACTCCTGGAAGTTCAACCCCACCAATGGTCCTGTCAAGGCCACTGTATCCAAATGTCAAACTGTTGATGTAATTGCAGCCAATACCAATTCAAAGTCTGGGTCAGGGGAGGAAAATGCTGACAAAAAATCCATGTGGCCTGCAAGTAGTAGTAAAGCCTCTGTTGTGCAAAGCAAAGAACCTAGGGAACTTGATCGCCAACTTAAATTCAATAGTTCATCACTTGAAGTGAACTTCACAGATAATCCCTGCCCAAGAAAGGATGAGAATGTGAATTCGTCTTCAGACTCTGGCAAAGATTGTTCTGTCAAGACTGTCTTCCCCTTCTCAAAAGGGGATGTGTCTACAAGCTTTGATGGTGCCAGTTATTCTTACAAAATagaggagaaaaaaaaggtaGAAATTAGTGATACTAGGACATCTATTGAAGAGCAGGTGGGTGAATTGGGGAGGCCTATTTTCTTGGTCAAGACACCAGGCAGTTCTGAACAGAAGATGATAGGAAGCTTAAGTTTTCCTCTCCCCCCTGAAAATCTGAAGGAGGATATTCCTAGGCTTCCTCCGGTTAAACTCAAGTCAGATGACAAGCCCTTGGTTGTTAATTGGGAGGAGAAGTTTGAGCGAGATGGACCAACCTCAAAACTCCCTGGGGCTGATAGCACTTTGCTTGTTGGTTCATATCTGGATGTACCTATTGGACAGGAAATTAACCCTTCAG GTATGAGGAAGGCTGCAGGGGGCTGTTGGTTATCTGTAAGTCAAGGGATAGCGGAGGATACATCTGATCTTGTATCAGGATTTGCTACAGTTGGTGATGAGTTGAGTGAATCTATTGATTATCCGAATGAATATTGGGACTCCGAtgaatatgatgatgatgaggatgTTGGGTACATGAGACAACCTATTGAGGATGAGGCCTGGTTTTTGGCGCATGAAATTGATTACCCTAGTGACAATGAAAAGGGGACTGGACATGGAAGTGTTCCAGATCCTCAGGAAAGAGGTCCAGCCAAAGATGAGGATGACGATCAATCCTTTGCTGAGGAGGATTCTTACTTTTCCGGGGAGCGATATCTTCAGGAAAATAATGTTGAACCTGTCACAGCTACTGATGATCCTATTGGTCTAACACACACTGAGTATGGAAGGACTAATGATAATGATTTAATGGCTCAATATGATGGACAATTGATGGATGAAGAAGAATTGAACCTAATGTGTGCAGAACCGGTCTGGCGGGGCTTTGTCCCTCAGACAAATGAACTCATCATGCTAGGAGATGGGAGGGTTTTGAATGATAATGTAAGATCACGGCTAGAGGACATCAGTATGGATGATGATCAACATGGTTCAGTTAGGTCAATTGGGGTAGGGATCAACAGTGATGCTGCAGATATTGGTAGTGAAGTGCGTGAAAGTTTGGTTGGTGGTAGTAGTGAAGGAGATTTAGAATATTTCCGTGATCGTGATGCAGGACTTGGTGGTTCTAGGCACTCTCATCATGATTTTGATAAGAAATCTActaacaaatcaaacaaaaataagaactacGAAAAGagtgaatcaaataaatatgtcATAGGATGTGATAAAGATGCACCGTTGCAGATGAAAACTCATGGTGATGGAAACTTCTCATTTCCCCTATCTTTGAAGGATGGCCAGATGATTCAGGCTTCCACCAATAAGTCCCTGTGGTCAAATAACGGCAACACAGATGAAGCTGATGACTGTCTTCATGCATTTGTGGGAACTGATGACATGCTTGCTTTGTGGAGGCGAAAGAGCAGTGATTCTTCACCTGTTAAAAGTTCTAGGGATGAGAATAATGCCGACATTGTAAGATCCACAAACTCTTCTCCAACAACAGTCTCAAATTATGGGTATTCTGAAAGAGAGCATGTGAAAGTAGAAGATGAAAAGACTGGAATTGCAAGGGAAGATGATCTTGGAGCATCGCTAGAGGATGAAGAGGTAGCTGCTGTGCAAGAGCAAGTAAGGCAGATAAAGGCACAGGAGGAGGAATTTGAAACCTTCAATCTAAAGATTGTGCACAGAAAAAACAG AACTGGCTTTGAGGAGGACAAGAATTTCCATGTTGTTTTAAATTCTGTAATAGCTGGGAGGTATCATGTTACTGAGTATTTGGGATCTGCTGCATTTAGCAAAGCTATACAAGCTCATGACCTACATACAGGCATGGATGTTtgtgttaaaattataaagaacaaCAAGGACTTTTTTGACCAAAGTCTTGACGAGATCAAGCTTCTCAAGTATGTCAATAAGCATGATCCTGCAGACAAGTATCACATTCTTCGATTATACGATTATTTCTATTATCGA GAGCATTTGTTAATAGTATGTGAGCTACTTAAAGCAAACTTGTATGagtttcataaatttaatagaGAATCAGGTGGTGAAGTGTACTTTACAATGCCAAGATTGCAG TCAATTACCATTCAGTGTTTGGAAGCTCTTCAGTTTTTGCATAGCCTTGGACTAATACACTGCGACTTGAAACCAGAGAATATTTTGGTTAAAAGCTATAGTAGGTGTGAGGTGAAGGTCATTGATCTTGGAAGTAGTTGTTTTGAAACAGATCACCTTTGCTCTTATGTTCAGTCAAGGTCCTATCGTGCTCCTGAGGTTATTTTGGGACTTCCATATGACAAGAAGATTGATATCTGGTCTCTTGGCTGCATCTTGGCAGAACTTTGTACTGGCAAT GTCCTCTTCCAAAATGATTCACCTGCAACATTACTTGCTCGGGTGATTGGGATCATTGGTCCAATTGATCAAAATATGCTTGCAAAAGGACGGGACACATATAAGTACTTCACCAAAAATCACATGCTTTATGAAAGGAATCAG GCCTTCACCTCCAGCAAGCCGGAGGCGCTCCACCACCACCTCTGCCATTTCGCACAGTTGAAGGAGTTGGAGATCGAAGAGGTGTGCAAGGCTCACTGCCAGGACTTCATCTTCGCCGTCAACAACCTCCGATCCCTCCTCTCCAAGGTTGATTCGCTCAAGTCCTCTCTCTCCGATTTCAACTCACGGCTCCAGCACGTCACGTGTCTGCTCCTCTTGCCACTCAACGCCTTTGTTGAGAATGCAATGCCTCGAAGAATGTGA
- the LOC114421301 gene encoding uncharacterized protein LOC114421301 isoform X3: MSMADTNTNSVDVILDFLRRNRFTRAEAALLSEISNRPDLNAFLQKPQGQGQELIVKEIECGTKWKTTSEDLYSWKFNPTNGPVKATVSKCQTVDVIAANTNSKSGSGEENADKKSMWPASSSKASVVQSKEPRELDRQLKFNSSSLEVNFTDNPCPRKDENVNSSSDSGKDCSVKTVFPFSKGDVSTSFDGASYSYKIEEKKKVEISDTRTSIEEQVGELGRPIFLVKTPGSSEQKMIGSLSFPLPPENLKEDIPRLPPVKLKSDDKPLVVNWEEKFERDGPTSKLPGADSTLLVGSYLDVPIGQEINPSGMRKAAGGCWLSVSQGIAEDTSDLVSGFATVGDELSESIDYPNEYWDSDEYDDDEDVGYMRQPIEDEAWFLAHEIDYPSDNEKGTGHGSVPDPQERGPAKDEDDDQSFAEEDSYFSGERYLQENNVEPVTATDDPIGLTHTEYGRTNDNDLMAQYDGQLMDEEELNLMCAEPVWRGFVPQTNELIMLGDGRVLNDNVRSRLEDISMDDDQHGSVRSIGVGINSDAADIGSEVRESLVGGSSEGDLEYFRDRDAGLGGSRHSHHDFDKKSTNKSNKNKNYEKSESNKYVIGCDKDAPLQMKTHGDGNFSFPLSLKDGQMIQASTNKSLWSNNGNTDEADDCLHAFVGTDDMLALWRRKSSDSSPVKSSRDENNADIVRSTNSSPTTVSNYGYSEREHVKVEDEKTGIAREDDLGASLEDEEVAAVQEQVRQIKAQEEEFETFNLKIVHRKNRTGFEEDKNFHVVLNSVIAGRYHVTEYLGSAAFSKAIQAHDLHTGMDVCVKIIKNNKDFFDQSLDEIKLLKYVNKHDPADKYHILRLYDYFYYREHLLIVCELLKANLYEFHKFNRESGGEVYFTMPRLQSITIQCLEALQFLHSLGLIHCDLKPENILVKSYSRCEVKVIDLGSSCFETDHLCSYVQSRSYRAPEVILGLPYDKKIDIWSLGCILAELCTGNVLFQNDSPATLLARVIGIIGPIDQNMLAKGRDTYKYFTKNHMLYERNQAFTSSKPEALHHHLCHFAQLKELEIEEVCKAHCQDFIFAVNNLRSLLSKVDSLKSSLSDFNSRLQHVTCLLLLPLNAFVENAMPRRM; the protein is encoded by the exons ATGTCTATGGCGGACACAAATACAAACTCAGTTGACGTGATTTTGGACTTTCTTAGGAGGAACCGATTCACCAGAGCTGAGGCTGCTTTGCTCAGTGAGATCAGTAATCGTCCGGACTTGAATGCCTTCCTTCAGAAGCCTCAAGGTCAAGGTCAAGAACTCATTGTCAAGGAAATTGAGTGTGGAACCAAATGGAAAACAACTTCGGAGGATTTATACTCCTGGAAGTTCAACCCCACCAATGGTCCTGTCAAGGCCACTGTATCCAAATGTCAAACTGTTGATGTAATTGCAGCCAATACCAATTCAAAGTCTGGGTCAGGGGAGGAAAATGCTGACAAAAAATCCATGTGGCCTGCAAGTAGTAGTAAAGCCTCTGTTGTGCAAAGCAAAGAACCTAGGGAACTTGATCGCCAACTTAAATTCAATAGTTCATCACTTGAAGTGAACTTCACAGATAATCCCTGCCCAAGAAAGGATGAGAATGTGAATTCGTCTTCAGACTCTGGCAAAGATTGTTCTGTCAAGACTGTCTTCCCCTTCTCAAAAGGGGATGTGTCTACAAGCTTTGATGGTGCCAGTTATTCTTACAAAATagaggagaaaaaaaaggtaGAAATTAGTGATACTAGGACATCTATTGAAGAGCAGGTGGGTGAATTGGGGAGGCCTATTTTCTTGGTCAAGACACCAGGCAGTTCTGAACAGAAGATGATAGGAAGCTTAAGTTTTCCTCTCCCCCCTGAAAATCTGAAGGAGGATATTCCTAGGCTTCCTCCGGTTAAACTCAAGTCAGATGACAAGCCCTTGGTTGTTAATTGGGAGGAGAAGTTTGAGCGAGATGGACCAACCTCAAAACTCCCTGGGGCTGATAGCACTTTGCTTGTTGGTTCATATCTGGATGTACCTATTGGACAGGAAATTAACCCTTCAG GTATGAGGAAGGCTGCAGGGGGCTGTTGGTTATCTGTAAGTCAAGGGATAGCGGAGGATACATCTGATCTTGTATCAGGATTTGCTACAGTTGGTGATGAGTTGAGTGAATCTATTGATTATCCGAATGAATATTGGGACTCCGAtgaatatgatgatgatgaggatgTTGGGTACATGAGACAACCTATTGAGGATGAGGCCTGGTTTTTGGCGCATGAAATTGATTACCCTAGTGACAATGAAAAGGGGACTGGACATGGAAGTGTTCCAGATCCTCAGGAAAGAGGTCCAGCCAAAGATGAGGATGACGATCAATCCTTTGCTGAGGAGGATTCTTACTTTTCCGGGGAGCGATATCTTCAGGAAAATAATGTTGAACCTGTCACAGCTACTGATGATCCTATTGGTCTAACACACACTGAGTATGGAAGGACTAATGATAATGATTTAATGGCTCAATATGATGGACAATTGATGGATGAAGAAGAATTGAACCTAATGTGTGCAGAACCGGTCTGGCGGGGCTTTGTCCCTCAGACAAATGAACTCATCATGCTAGGAGATGGGAGGGTTTTGAATGATAATGTAAGATCACGGCTAGAGGACATCAGTATGGATGATGATCAACATGGTTCAGTTAGGTCAATTGGGGTAGGGATCAACAGTGATGCTGCAGATATTGGTAGTGAAGTGCGTGAAAGTTTGGTTGGTGGTAGTAGTGAAGGAGATTTAGAATATTTCCGTGATCGTGATGCAGGACTTGGTGGTTCTAGGCACTCTCATCATGATTTTGATAAGAAATCTActaacaaatcaaacaaaaataagaactacGAAAAGagtgaatcaaataaatatgtcATAGGATGTGATAAAGATGCACCGTTGCAGATGAAAACTCATGGTGATGGAAACTTCTCATTTCCCCTATCTTTGAAGGATGGCCAGATGATTCAGGCTTCCACCAATAAGTCCCTGTGGTCAAATAACGGCAACACAGATGAAGCTGATGACTGTCTTCATGCATTTGTGGGAACTGATGACATGCTTGCTTTGTGGAGGCGAAAGAGCAGTGATTCTTCACCTGTTAAAAGTTCTAGGGATGAGAATAATGCCGACATTGTAAGATCCACAAACTCTTCTCCAACAACAGTCTCAAATTATGGGTATTCTGAAAGAGAGCATGTGAAAGTAGAAGATGAAAAGACTGGAATTGCAAGGGAAGATGATCTTGGAGCATCGCTAGAGGATGAAGAGGTAGCTGCTGTGCAAGAGCAAGTAAGGCAGATAAAGGCACAGGAGGAGGAATTTGAAACCTTCAATCTAAAGATTGTGCACAGAAAAAACAG AACTGGCTTTGAGGAGGACAAGAATTTCCATGTTGTTTTAAATTCTGTAATAGCTGGGAGGTATCATGTTACTGAGTATTTGGGATCTGCTGCATTTAGCAAAGCTATACAAGCTCATGACCTACATACAGGCATGGATGTTtgtgttaaaattataaagaacaaCAAGGACTTTTTTGACCAAAGTCTTGACGAGATCAAGCTTCTCAAGTATGTCAATAAGCATGATCCTGCAGACAAGTATCACATTCTTCGATTATACGATTATTTCTATTATCGA GAGCATTTGTTAATAGTATGTGAGCTACTTAAAGCAAACTTGTATGagtttcataaatttaatagaGAATCAGGTGGTGAAGTGTACTTTACAATGCCAAGATTGCAG TCAATTACCATTCAGTGTTTGGAAGCTCTTCAGTTTTTGCATAGCCTTGGACTAATACACTGCGACTTGAAACCAGAGAATATTTTGGTTAAAAGCTATAGTAGGTGTGAGGTGAAGGTCATTGATCTTGGAAGTAGTTGTTTTGAAACAGATCACCTTTGCTCTTATGTTCAGTCAAGGTCCTATCGTGCTCCTGAGGTTATTTTGGGACTTCCATATGACAAGAAGATTGATATCTGGTCTCTTGGCTGCATCTTGGCAGAACTTTGTACTGGCAAT GTCCTCTTCCAAAATGATTCACCTGCAACATTACTTGCTCGGGTGATTGGGATCATTGGTCCAATTGATCAAAATATGCTTGCAAAAGGACGGGACACATATAAGTACTTCACCAAAAATCACATGCTTTATGAAAGGAATCAG GCCTTCACCTCCAGCAAGCCGGAGGCGCTCCACCACCACCTCTGCCATTTCGCACAGTTGAAGGAGTTGGAGATCGAAGAGGTGTGCAAGGCTCACTGCCAGGACTTCATCTTCGCCGTCAACAACCTCCGATCCCTCCTCTCCAAGGTTGATTCGCTCAAGTCCTCTCTCTCCGATTTCAACTCACGGCTCCAGCACGTCACGTGTCTGCTCCTCTTGCCACTCAACGCCTTTGTTGAGAATGCAATGCCTCGAAGAATGTGA